One genomic region from Thermodesulfobacteriota bacterium encodes:
- a CDS encoding UvrD-helicase domain-containing protein — protein MSKEPADTQTRIRALSPAESFHVESPAGAGKTSLLTARFIRLLSVVDHPHEILALTFTNKAANEMRERINALLRQAEKGASPDDPWINSLLPHAQEALKRHKIHINLLKSPDGLRIMTFHSFCLLLIRQSPWEAQVPFDAVVAGDEDQGDLLTEAVRNTQQQIFALPPDDPLRQALKQRLLHMNTNWPALEAELRQLIARRDLLADLITEVKAVPDKDRLARALAGRLSAFISYRLAELRSSFPATELGANWSFLQAHLHENNPSSPPPASIPGSAWDDLPDWLVIANLCLTKDGKPRKQFRITDGFCKNFGGTHWAECIKSLPERVASQLRSLRELPLPDTPLTDPEALFDLILMVGKTIQAYNALCRRRGVMDYVELELAALRALGGEDTPADLQLLLDRKIQHILVDEFQDTSRNQWHLLQHLCAGWQPGDGRTVFIVGDPKQSIYGFRKAEVSIFMEAREGIPIPGQGYLKLTPVNLTTNFRSCAKLIDFTNEVFGQTVMASPDEEVDEVPYQAFLPAPGKEGRGRIVLAAFTKNDGSPDEARFREAGWLAGEVKRISANCDGKTIGILLPARTYLAAYLKALTVEGLQVQVQEGILLKERPEVVDMHSLALALVRPHDDLAWTSLLRSAWCWVGLDILYGVSRQNGISWSQKIERFKHSAVAPEALKNLWESIAFYSPQIGRRPLTEVVGTIWESVNGPVTVCARFGPAGVENCRRFLKILTDAESGIPEETLSRLNLLLETAYAPPDPLSVRSPVQIMTVHRAKGLEFDVVFLPYLDWNPLGGSGKDSPPYLLERLPGSAGEHLIALSPDRRFKKEDKTYNLLKDIRKRRQLGESKRLFYVAATRAKKELYLSGLVTERDGGSSAVKNSFLSYLLAHTELKARVEYLSNPVLSATGVAAAISLKSELPEPIPFIPERLPYQVISPSSLAHFPLSTPRGEGKGEGVSATGIDGYSLARGTIIHRLFEQLSKGKTLPSERAVAVAMLAEGVDKHTSQGSAKGILAEVKACLKEEFCAYILRPDHPFAASEWMIEDQPVADAPGRATGTVRSGIIDRVVFDGNYWWLVDYKTTPLPSGIGLEEFLKEQEMLYRRQLLTYREMLAQQRQIDPVKIRLILYFTIIQKAHEIKD, from the coding sequence ATGTCTAAAGAACCAGCGGATACACAAACTCGCATCCGCGCCTTATCTCCGGCCGAAAGCTTTCACGTCGAATCCCCGGCCGGCGCAGGTAAAACCTCTCTTCTAACCGCACGGTTTATCCGTCTTCTTTCCGTAGTCGATCATCCGCATGAGATACTGGCCCTTACCTTTACCAATAAGGCGGCAAATGAGATGCGGGAGCGGATTAATGCTCTTTTGCGCCAGGCGGAAAAGGGTGCATCGCCCGATGACCCCTGGATCAACAGCCTTTTGCCCCATGCGCAGGAGGCATTAAAAAGACACAAGATTCACATCAACCTGCTTAAGTCCCCGGACGGCCTCCGTATCATGACCTTTCACAGCTTCTGTCTCCTCCTGATCAGACAATCCCCCTGGGAGGCGCAGGTACCCTTTGATGCGGTTGTTGCCGGGGACGAAGATCAGGGGGATTTGCTCACCGAGGCCGTTCGAAATACTCAGCAACAAATCTTCGCCCTGCCCCCGGACGACCCGTTGCGTCAGGCGCTGAAACAGCGTCTCCTCCACATGAACACCAACTGGCCTGCCCTGGAGGCCGAACTAAGGCAGCTCATTGCCAGGAGAGACCTCCTGGCCGATCTTATCACCGAGGTAAAAGCAGTGCCGGATAAAGATCGCCTTGCCCGGGCCTTGGCCGGACGTCTGAGCGCTTTTATTTCCTACAGACTGGCAGAATTGCGAAGCTCTTTTCCGGCTACGGAACTGGGCGCTAACTGGTCCTTTCTCCAGGCCCACCTGCATGAAAATAATCCCTCCTCACCCCCCCCGGCCTCCATCCCCGGTTCAGCCTGGGATGATCTGCCGGACTGGCTGGTCATAGCCAACCTGTGTCTCACAAAAGACGGTAAGCCTCGGAAGCAGTTCAGGATCACAGACGGTTTCTGCAAGAACTTTGGAGGAACGCATTGGGCAGAATGTATTAAGAGCTTACCGGAAAGAGTCGCTTCACAGCTCCGTTCACTTAGAGAACTGCCTTTGCCTGATACGCCGCTTACCGACCCGGAGGCGCTCTTTGACCTTATCCTTATGGTCGGCAAAACCATCCAGGCTTATAACGCACTATGTCGAAGGCGCGGGGTTATGGACTATGTAGAATTGGAACTGGCAGCCCTGCGTGCCCTTGGCGGTGAAGATACCCCCGCTGATCTCCAACTGCTTCTCGACCGGAAGATACAGCATATCCTTGTTGATGAATTCCAGGATACAAGCCGCAACCAGTGGCATCTCCTGCAGCACCTTTGCGCCGGCTGGCAACCGGGCGACGGCCGCACTGTTTTTATCGTCGGCGATCCCAAACAGTCTATCTATGGGTTTCGCAAGGCCGAGGTCTCCATTTTTATGGAGGCCAGGGAAGGCATCCCCATCCCCGGCCAGGGCTATCTAAAACTCACCCCCGTCAATTTGACCACAAACTTTCGTTCCTGTGCCAAATTGATCGATTTCACGAATGAAGTCTTCGGCCAGACGGTCATGGCCAGTCCGGATGAAGAAGTGGATGAAGTGCCTTACCAGGCATTTCTACCCGCACCGGGCAAAGAAGGCAGGGGTAGAATTGTCCTGGCGGCCTTCACCAAAAATGACGGCTCGCCGGATGAAGCCAGATTCCGGGAAGCAGGTTGGCTGGCTGGGGAAGTAAAAAGAATTTCGGCAAATTGTGACGGTAAAACCATAGGCATCCTGCTCCCAGCCCGCACCTATCTGGCTGCTTATCTGAAGGCCCTGACCGTAGAGGGCCTTCAGGTGCAGGTTCAAGAGGGAATCTTACTAAAAGAACGCCCTGAAGTAGTGGATATGCACTCCCTGGCCCTGGCCCTGGTAAGGCCCCACGATGACCTGGCCTGGACCTCGCTCCTCCGTTCCGCCTGGTGCTGGGTAGGGTTAGATATCCTCTATGGGGTATCCAGACAGAACGGAATAAGTTGGTCACAAAAGATCGAAAGGTTTAAACACAGCGCCGTCGCCCCGGAAGCATTAAAAAACCTGTGGGAATCCATCGCCTTCTACTCACCACAAATAGGACGCCGGCCACTAACCGAGGTCGTAGGTACAATATGGGAAAGCGTAAACGGCCCGGTTACAGTATGTGCCCGGTTTGGGCCGGCAGGGGTGGAAAACTGTCGCCGGTTTCTAAAAATCCTGACGGATGCTGAGTCCGGTATCCCGGAAGAGACCCTCTCCCGCCTTAACTTATTACTGGAAACCGCCTATGCCCCGCCGGATCCCCTCTCCGTTCGTTCACCGGTACAGATAATGACTGTCCACCGTGCCAAGGGTCTGGAATTTGATGTTGTCTTCCTTCCCTACCTGGACTGGAACCCATTAGGGGGCAGCGGTAAAGACTCGCCGCCTTATCTCCTGGAACGCCTGCCCGGCTCCGCAGGTGAGCACCTTATCGCCCTGAGCCCCGACCGGCGCTTTAAAAAAGAGGATAAGACCTATAACCTCCTGAAAGACATCCGGAAGAGACGCCAACTGGGTGAATCCAAACGCCTCTTTTATGTAGCCGCAACCCGGGCTAAAAAGGAACTTTACCTGAGCGGCCTGGTCACAGAACGAGACGGCGGATCTTCGGCCGTGAAAAACTCCTTCTTATCCTACCTCCTGGCCCACACCGAACTGAAGGCCAGGGTTGAATACCTGTCGAACCCTGTCCTCTCCGCAACAGGGGTGGCGGCGGCTATTTCACTCAAGTCAGAACTCCCGGAGCCTATTCCCTTTATTCCGGAAAGGCTGCCTTATCAGGTCATTTCTCCCTCCAGTCTTGCACATTTTCCCCTCTCCACCCCCAGGGGAGAGGGCAAGGGTGAGGGGGTATCTGCAACAGGGATTGATGGTTACAGTCTGGCCCGTGGGACAATAATCCATCGTCTTTTTGAACAGCTAAGCAAAGGAAAGACCCTTCCGTCAGAAAGGGCCGTAGCTGTAGCCATGCTGGCTGAGGGGGTAGATAAACATACGTCTCAGGGATCAGCTAAAGGGATACTGGCCGAGGTTAAGGCCTGCCTGAAGGAAGAATTCTGCGCATACATTCTACGTCCCGATCATCCCTTTGCCGCCAGCGAGTGGATGATTGAAGATCAGCCGGTCGCAGATGCGCCGGGGCGTGCGACAGGAACCGTACGGAGCGGCATCATCGATCGTGTAGTCTTCGATGGAAACTACTGGTGGCTCGTTGACTACAAAACCACTCCCTTGCCGTCAGGCATCGGCCTTGAAGAATTCTTAAAGGAACAGGAGATGCTTTACCGTAGACAACTCCTGACTTACCGGGAGATGCTCGCTCAGCAAAGGCAGATTGATCCGGTAAAGATAAGGCTGATATTGTATTTTACAATTATACAAAAGGCACATGAGATAAAAGATTAA
- a CDS encoding ATP-dependent DNA helicase, whose translation MSKVQNNNKINRIFGPDGLLAKSLPGFEHRPGQEKMAGAVLDILIHEGRLLVEAGTGIGKTLAYLIPAALSGRRVVIATGTKNLQDQILSKEVPFLQKHLFPELAVVCLKGKKNYLCLHKWKHLQMQSDIQFSEQLDLWPRLNAWIAETKTGDRAELSWLPDKHPLWNDISSSAEQCLGSACTEAESCYINILRKEAARADIIVVNHHLFFSDMVVRDSGYGEVIPRHEAVVFDEAHHIEDVATTYLGYSVSAHRLSDLIRDAEKEMNTGLLASKTKLACLKKLAQLRERVETFFNLLPVTEGRVNIRRPLDREPVLGTLQEAITRQLAEQGRAMEDLSAKNEGVAPLSRRFFDIARDMTAIATMEDPNMIYWLEKKERSVVLAASPLDVTSAFQAKLYSHLPAFVFTSATLTVKGNFDFYKSRVGLDEETIELNIPSPFDYARQTLLYIPKNIPEPQSPVFCAALSREIETILDASSGRALVLFTSYRNMQEVYHIIKDRLPFPLLMQGEKPRPVLLELFQRDVQSVLLATNSFWEGIDVPGESLSCVIIDKLPFGVPSDPVMKGRIDWLNRQGKNPFSDYQLPLAVLSLRQGIGRLIRSKNDRGLLAILDVRTLKRGYGVTFLQSLPQTRLTHNLEEVRRFFLSAPSP comes from the coding sequence ATGTCGAAAGTCCAAAACAATAATAAAATAAACAGAATCTTCGGCCCGGATGGTTTGCTTGCCAAATCCCTGCCTGGGTTTGAACACCGTCCCGGCCAGGAAAAGATGGCCGGGGCTGTGCTCGACATACTCATCCATGAGGGGAGGCTCTTGGTGGAGGCCGGAACCGGCATCGGCAAGACCCTGGCCTACCTCATTCCGGCGGCCTTAAGCGGGCGCAGGGTAGTCATCGCCACCGGCACAAAAAATTTACAGGACCAGATATTATCCAAGGAAGTCCCCTTCCTTCAGAAACATCTCTTTCCGGAGTTGGCCGTCGTATGTCTCAAGGGTAAAAAGAACTATCTCTGCCTGCACAAATGGAAACACCTCCAGATGCAAAGCGACATCCAATTTTCGGAGCAGCTCGACCTCTGGCCGCGATTAAATGCCTGGATAGCAGAGACAAAAACAGGCGACCGGGCTGAACTGTCCTGGCTCCCGGACAAGCACCCTCTATGGAACGACATCAGCTCCTCGGCTGAACAGTGCCTGGGATCGGCCTGTACCGAGGCGGAATCTTGTTATATAAACATCCTGCGCAAAGAGGCGGCCAGGGCAGATATCATTGTGGTCAACCACCACCTGTTTTTTTCCGACATGGTAGTGCGTGACTCCGGTTATGGCGAGGTCATCCCGCGTCATGAGGCGGTCGTCTTTGATGAGGCCCATCATATCGAAGACGTGGCCACCACCTATCTGGGCTACTCCGTGAGCGCCCATCGCCTTTCCGACCTCATACGGGATGCCGAAAAGGAGATGAACACCGGCCTGCTGGCCTCAAAGACAAAACTGGCCTGTCTCAAAAAGCTCGCTCAACTGCGCGAGCGCGTTGAGACCTTCTTTAATCTATTGCCGGTCACCGAGGGAAGGGTCAACATCCGTCGTCCCCTTGACCGGGAACCGGTTCTGGGCACTCTGCAGGAGGCCATAACCCGGCAACTGGCCGAGCAGGGCCGGGCCATGGAAGATCTGTCCGCAAAGAATGAGGGGGTTGCCCCTCTAAGCCGGCGTTTCTTTGACATAGCCCGGGATATGACCGCTATCGCCACCATGGAAGATCCCAATATGATCTACTGGCTGGAAAAAAAAGAGCGTTCCGTCGTGCTGGCGGCATCACCCCTTGACGTTACGTCTGCCTTTCAGGCTAAACTCTATAGCCATCTGCCGGCTTTTGTCTTTACCTCGGCCACACTTACCGTAAAGGGGAATTTTGACTTTTACAAGTCGCGCGTGGGGCTCGATGAAGAAACCATAGAGTTGAACATCCCCTCACCTTTTGATTATGCCAGGCAAACCCTTCTTTACATACCCAAAAATATTCCGGAACCGCAGTCACCAGTCTTCTGCGCCGCCCTCTCCCGGGAAATAGAAACCATCCTGGATGCCTCTTCCGGCCGGGCCTTAGTCCTTTTTACCAGCTATCGCAATATGCAGGAAGTTTACCACATCATTAAAGACAGGCTGCCCTTCCCGCTGTTAATGCAGGGGGAAAAACCACGCCCTGTTCTCCTGGAACTATTTCAGAGAGACGTTCAGTCCGTGCTCCTGGCCACAAACAGTTTCTGGGAAGGGATAGACGTCCCGGGAGAATCCTTAAGCTGTGTTATTATAGACAAGCTCCCTTTCGGCGTTCCCTCTGATCCGGTCATGAAAGGGCGAATCGATTGGTTGAACAGGCAGGGGAAAAATCCCTTTTCAGATTATCAACTGCCCCTCGCCGTCCTCAGTCTAAGACAGGGCATTGGAAGGCTGATCCGTTCGAAGAATGACCGCGGGCTTCTGGCCATACTGGACGTGCGCACCCTGAAACGGGGCTATGGCGTTACCTTCCTGCAAAGTCTTCCCCAAACCCGTCTCACCCATAATTTGGAAGAGGTCAGGCGCTTTTTTCTATCCGCGCCTTCCCCATAA
- the serS gene encoding serine--tRNA ligase: MLDLKFVRNNIDLVKEKLLQRGSDLSLDEFIAVDGERRKIIQDVEDLRNRRNFVSKEVGRLKKEGQKAEHLMEEMRVVNDRIKEMETVLEEKEKALSAIILSVPNIPHQGVPIGKDSSDNPVAKRWGDIRQFDFEPRSHWDIGEELGILDFERGAKISGARFTLYKGLGAQLERALINFMLDLHTSRHHYTEVWPPFIVNDTSMTATGQLPKFKEDLFKLEGRDYYLIPTAEVPVTNIHRDEVLEEKELPKRYVAYSACFRAEAGSYGKDTRGLIRQHQFNKVELVKFTTPETSYLELENLLLDAEEVLQQLGLPYQVIELCTGDLGFSAAKTYDIEVWLPGQGTFREISSCSNFEDFQSRRGNIRFRRSGKTKTELVHTLNGSGVAVGRTVVAILENYQQADGSVVIPPVLRPYLMGKARIEKSA, from the coding sequence ATGCTGGACTTAAAGTTTGTACGCAATAATATTGATCTGGTTAAGGAGAAGCTCCTGCAAAGAGGCTCTGACCTTTCTTTGGATGAATTTATAGCCGTGGATGGTGAACGGCGCAAGATCATCCAGGATGTGGAGGACCTGCGCAACCGGCGCAATTTCGTTTCCAAAGAGGTGGGGCGTCTTAAGAAAGAAGGGCAAAAAGCGGAACACCTTATGGAGGAGATGCGGGTCGTTAACGACAGGATTAAAGAGATGGAGACAGTTCTTGAAGAAAAAGAAAAGGCCCTTTCCGCGATTATATTGTCTGTTCCGAACATCCCTCATCAGGGAGTGCCTATCGGAAAGGACAGCAGTGATAATCCGGTTGCCAAACGTTGGGGTGATATCAGGCAGTTCGATTTTGAACCCAGATCGCACTGGGACATAGGCGAGGAGTTAGGCATCCTTGATTTTGAACGAGGGGCCAAGATTTCCGGGGCCCGGTTTACCCTATACAAAGGTCTTGGGGCTCAGTTGGAGCGGGCCCTGATTAACTTCATGCTTGATCTTCATACCAGCCGGCATCACTACACAGAGGTCTGGCCGCCTTTTATTGTGAACGATACGTCTATGACGGCTACCGGCCAGTTGCCCAAATTTAAGGAAGACCTCTTCAAACTGGAAGGCCGGGATTATTATCTCATCCCTACGGCGGAAGTGCCGGTTACCAATATCCACCGGGACGAAGTACTGGAGGAGAAGGAGTTACCCAAGCGCTATGTGGCCTATTCTGCCTGTTTCCGGGCCGAGGCGGGTTCCTACGGTAAAGATACGCGCGGACTTATCCGCCAGCACCAGTTTAATAAGGTTGAACTGGTTAAGTTTACTACCCCGGAGACATCATACTTAGAGCTGGAAAACCTGCTCCTGGATGCGGAAGAGGTCTTACAGCAGTTGGGGCTCCCTTATCAAGTGATAGAGCTTTGTACCGGCGATCTCGGTTTTTCCGCAGCTAAGACGTATGATATTGAGGTCTGGCTGCCCGGTCAGGGAACCTTCCGGGAAATATCTTCATGCAGCAACTTTGAAGACTTTCAGTCACGCCGTGGTAACATTCGTTTCCGGCGGTCGGGCAAGACAAAGACGGAGTTGGTGCATACCCTGAATGGATCAGGCGTGGCCGTCGGCCGCACAGTCGTAGCTATATTAGAGAACTACCAGCAGGCGGATGGCAGCGTGGTTATTCCGCCGGTTTTAAGGCCTTATCTTATGGGGAAGGCGCGGATAGAAAAAAGCGCCTGA
- the deoC gene encoding deoxyribose-phosphate aldolase: protein MDTRVISFASYIDHTLLKPTATRAEIIRLCEEAVECQFASVCIPPCYVSLSADILNGTSIAPGTVVGFPLGHNTTATKVKEAQTARKDGAREIDMVINRGWIKDGLYSLVVKEVREVMQVVPDMIVKVIMELCDLTGSEKREAAAALLETGAHFLKTSTGLGKAGATLEDVRLLAEISRGRMKIKAAGGIRHASEALAFIKSGASRIGTSAGVQIIQEQYLLLKADS from the coding sequence ATGGATACACGGGTTATTTCCTTTGCCTCATATATCGATCACACGCTGCTTAAACCAACCGCTACCCGGGCAGAGATAATCCGTCTCTGTGAAGAGGCCGTAGAATGCCAGTTTGCCTCGGTCTGTATCCCGCCCTGCTATGTATCCCTGTCCGCAGACATACTAAATGGCACGTCCATTGCCCCAGGCACGGTCGTTGGTTTTCCTCTTGGCCATAACACAACCGCCACCAAGGTAAAAGAGGCGCAAACGGCCCGGAAAGATGGCGCGCGGGAGATTGATATGGTCATCAATCGCGGTTGGATAAAGGACGGCCTCTATTCGCTGGTGGTGAAGGAAGTCCGGGAAGTAATGCAGGTCGTGCCTGATATGATCGTTAAAGTCATCATGGAATTATGCGATTTGACCGGATCAGAAAAAAGAGAAGCCGCCGCCGCCCTGCTGGAAACCGGCGCCCACTTCCTTAAGACCTCCACTGGACTGGGCAAGGCCGGAGCGACCCTTGAGGATGTGCGTTTATTGGCAGAGATTAGCCGCGGCCGCATGAAAATCAAGGCAGCGGGAGGTATTCGCCACGCCTCTGAAGCCCTGGCCTTCATAAAGTCCGGGGCTTCTCGTATCGGCACAAGTGCGGGTGTACAAATTATACAAGAGCAATACCTTTTACTGAAAGCTGATAGCTAA
- a CDS encoding MBL fold metallo-hydrolase, which produces MVAEVLKNLIWLGHAAFLLISGGKVIYFDPFQLPANSRPADIVFISHEHFDHCSPEDVARIQKAGTVIITDKTSAAKLKGNINVVKPGDKITADGFQVEVVSAYNLNKKFHPRAAGGLGFIVTVEGVRIYHAGDTDFTPDMKTIKADIALLPVSGTYVMTAEEAAEAALAIKPAVAIPMHYGSIVGTESDAQKFQKLLKGKVEVRILPKGK; this is translated from the coding sequence ATGGTGGCAGAAGTTTTAAAAAATTTGATTTGGCTGGGGCATGCCGCCTTTTTACTCATTAGCGGCGGCAAGGTGATTTATTTTGACCCTTTTCAGTTGCCGGCAAATAGCAGGCCTGCGGACATCGTATTTATTTCCCACGAGCATTTTGACCATTGTTCGCCGGAAGATGTGGCCAGGATTCAAAAGGCAGGGACGGTCATTATCACCGATAAGACCTCGGCGGCCAAATTAAAGGGCAATATCAATGTGGTAAAACCAGGTGACAAAATTACAGCAGACGGCTTCCAGGTGGAGGTGGTTAGCGCTTACAACTTGAATAAGAAATTTCATCCCCGGGCAGCGGGCGGCCTGGGATTTATTGTCACTGTGGAGGGTGTTCGTATTTACCACGCGGGCGATACGGATTTTACCCCGGATATGAAGACCATAAAGGCTGATATCGCCCTTCTGCCGGTTTCCGGCACCTATGTCATGACTGCCGAAGAGGCGGCAGAGGCGGCCCTGGCTATCAAGCCTGCCGTAGCCATTCCCATGCACTATGGATCTATTGTCGGCACGGAGAGTGACGCCCAAAAGTTCCAGAAACTTCTAAAGGGTAAGGTAGAAGTGCGCATATTACCTAAGGGTAAATAA
- a CDS encoding nuclease-related domain-containing protein, translating to MKDRVSSYHPHLVGLWIIFFTIVVLFAIRELLSLFGLGLFVRPAMGIIIGSITAFFLLISLILRRWAHVQSVWFRPIPADEKARAEAAKALTDLPPKCFAFHNLVFKDLDIDHLVLTPQGCILIYTRGISGRLYSNGKRLQIDGKEADVLIEEIWHKVHLFQELIQKEFRKDIDMFPVLCLPRMSIEAPITVKGAAVVDLKLLPEVIGAYQEEMLDKSFLFILSGFLARQRGGI from the coding sequence ATGAAGGACAGGGTTTCTAGTTACCATCCTCATCTTGTGGGGCTATGGATAATTTTTTTTACGATCGTGGTTTTGTTCGCCATAAGGGAATTATTGTCTCTCTTTGGGTTGGGACTGTTTGTCCGCCCGGCAATGGGTATAATCATAGGGAGTATTACTGCCTTCTTTTTACTGATTAGCCTGATCCTCAGGAGATGGGCGCATGTCCAATCTGTATGGTTTAGACCGATTCCCGCAGATGAAAAGGCCAGGGCCGAGGCAGCAAAGGCCCTGACTGATCTTCCGCCGAAATGTTTCGCCTTCCATAATTTAGTTTTTAAGGATTTAGATATCGATCATCTGGTCTTAACGCCGCAGGGATGTATCCTGATTTATACCCGTGGTATCTCAGGACGGCTGTATAGTAATGGTAAGCGTTTGCAAATAGACGGTAAAGAGGCCGATGTTTTAATTGAGGAAATCTGGCACAAGGTACATTTATTTCAGGAGCTTATACAGAAGGAATTCCGGAAGGATATTGATATGTTTCCTGTGCTGTGCCTCCCGCGCATGTCTATAGAAGCTCCCATTACTGTCAAAGGTGCGGCCGTTGTTGACCTTAAACTCTTGCCTGAAGTTATTGGCGCTTATCAGGAAGAAATGTTGGATAAGAGTTTTCTTTTTATCTTGAGTGGTTTTTTGGCCAGACAAAGAGGCGGGATATAG
- a CDS encoding HDOD domain-containing protein encodes MFDMAKVLKSIDQLPPLPEVSRKILQLVNDPDSSASDIVTVVRHDQSITANVLRLCNSAYFGLKRRVDSLVQAVVLIGQNQLAELAMISSCIHLFRNEHKGYNMKKGELWRHAIACALLSQIILKKMGSAPDHGLYTAALLHDIGKVILDNHMKDNYQQVIGRIQEANVPFHVAEQETLGIDHAEVGAQIMEVWNLPDNIVRGIRMHHRPEVRFGSKDFGSIIHLCDLLSLHKGIGRDFHETDAVTLKTFLEMAQLSEEFVDSCTQELGEEMEKTAAVIGFV; translated from the coding sequence ATGTTCGATATGGCCAAAGTTTTAAAATCCATAGACCAGCTTCCGCCCCTTCCTGAGGTCAGCCGAAAGATTCTCCAATTGGTCAATGACCCGGATTCCTCAGCCTCTGATATCGTAACAGTAGTCCGTCACGACCAGTCCATAACCGCCAATGTCCTCAGGCTTTGCAACTCAGCTTATTTTGGTTTGAAACGCAGGGTTGATTCGTTAGTCCAGGCCGTTGTCCTCATAGGACAAAACCAACTCGCAGAATTAGCTATGATCAGCAGTTGCATCCATCTTTTCCGTAACGAACATAAAGGATACAATATGAAAAAAGGCGAACTGTGGCGACATGCTATCGCCTGCGCCCTTCTATCGCAAATCATTCTCAAAAAAATGGGGTCTGCTCCTGACCACGGCCTTTACACCGCTGCCCTTCTCCATGATATAGGCAAAGTGATCCTGGACAACCACATGAAAGATAATTATCAACAGGTAATCGGCCGGATTCAAGAGGCCAATGTGCCATTTCACGTTGCAGAGCAGGAAACGCTGGGGATAGATCATGCCGAAGTAGGCGCGCAAATTATGGAAGTCTGGAATTTACCCGACAACATAGTCAGGGGAATTCGTATGCATCACCGGCCTGAAGTCAGGTTCGGGTCTAAGGATTTCGGCTCTATCATACACCTGTGCGACCTGCTCAGCCTGCATAAAGGCATAGGCAGAGACTTCCATGAAACAGATGCAGTTACCCTGAAAACCTTCCTGGAAATGGCACAACTCTCAGAGGAATTCGTGGACTCCTGCACCCAGGAATTAGGAGAAGAGATGGAAAAAACGGCGGCGGTTATCGGTTTCGTCTAA